A part of Miscanthus floridulus cultivar M001 chromosome 6, ASM1932011v1, whole genome shotgun sequence genomic DNA contains:
- the LOC136457387 gene encoding 4-coumarate--CoA ligase-like 9 — protein MTQRKLTCTPPVLTPRKNCVVAANMPSPSSRGHSLPMPRPPVVSSNANAVPFLLLPTINQQQQLRMGDAAIATMHLHDAEEEQEHIFRSRFPPVAVPDDVTVPEFVLAGAEAYADKTALVEAAPGGRSYTYGEVARDVARFARALRSVGVRRGHVVVVALPNLAVYPVVSLGIMSAGAVFSGVNPRAVAAEIKKQVEDSEARLVVADAVAYDKVKDAGVPVVGIGDAAQLPGAISWDELLAAADRTGAPAVALDPAQQSDLCALPYSSGTTGVSKGVMLSHRNLVFSLCSSMFAVGNELVGQVVTLGLMPFFHIYGITGICCATLRHKGTVVVMDRFDLRAFLGALLTHRVMFAPVVPPIMLAMVKSPVANEFDLSGLALRSVMTAAAPLAPDLLAAFERKFPGVQVEEAYGLTEHSCITLTHAGGDEEGGPVQIAKKKSVGFILPNLEVKFVDPDTGRSLPKNTPGEICVRSQAVMQGYYRRKEETERTIDAAGWLHTGDVGYIDDDGDVFIVDRIKELIKYKGFQVAPAELEAILLSHPSVEDAAVFGLPDEEAGEIPASCVVRRRGAPESEADMMAYVAGRVASYKKLRMLRFVDAIPKSVSGKILRRQLRDDFIERAKTAAA, from the exons ATGACCCAACGGAAGCTCACCTGCACACCACCTGTCTTGACACCACGCAAGAATTGTGTCGTCGCCGCCAACATGCCTTCACCTTCCTCGCGTGGCCACTCCTTGCCAATGCCAAGACCTCCGGTCGTCTCTTCAAATGCCAACGCCGTGCCCTTCCTCCTGCTCCCTACCatcaaccagcagcagcagctcaggATGGGCGACGCGGCCATCGCCACCATGCATTTGCATGACgctgaggaggagcaggagcacaTCTTCCGGAGCCGGTTCCCGCCCGTGGCCGTGCCGGACGACGTCACGGTGCCGGAGTTCGTGCTGGCGGGTGCCGAGGCCTACGCGGACAAGACGGCGCTCGTGGAGGCCGCACCGGGGGGCCGGTCCTACACCTACGGCGAGGTGGCCCGAGACGTGGCGCGGTTCGCCAGGGCGCTGCGGTCCGTCGGTGTCCGCAGGGGCCACGTCGTGGTGGTCGCGCTCCCGAACCTGGCGGTGTACCCCGTGGTGAGCCTCGGGATCATGTCCGCCGGCGCGGTCTTCTCCGGCGTGAACCCgcgcgccgtcgccgccgagATCAAGAAGCAGGTGGAGGACTCCGAGGCCAGGCTCGTGGTCGCCGACGCGGTGGCCTACGACAAGGTGAAGGACGCGGGCGTGCCGGTGGTCGGCATCGGGGATGCTGCGCAGCTTCCCGGCGCGATAAGCTGGGACGAGCTCCTCGCCGCGGCGGACCGGACGGGCGCGCCGGCGGTGGCGCTGGACCCGGCGCAGCAGTCCGACCTGTGCGCGCTCCCCTACTCGTCGGGGACGACGGGGGTGTCCAAGGGCGTGATGCTGAGCCACCGGAACCTGGTGTTCAGCCTCTGCTCCTCCATGTTCGCCGTCGGGAACGAGTTGGTCGGGCAGGTGGTCACCCTGGGCCTAATGCCCTTCTTCCACATCTACGGCATCACCGGCATCTGCTGCGCCACGCTGCGGCACAAGGGCACGGTGGTGGTGATGGACCGCTTCGATCTGCGCGCCTTCCTGGGCGCGCTGCTCACGCACCGCGTCATGTTCGCGCCCGTTGTGCCGCCGATCATGCTGGCCATGGTGAAGAGCCCCGTGGCCAACGAGTTCGACCTCTCTGGGCTCGCACTCAGGTCCGTCATGACGGCCGCCGCGCCGCTCGCGCCGGACCTCCTGGCGGCGTTCGAGCGCAAGTTCCCGGGCGTGCAGGTGGAGGAGGCGTACGGGCTCACGGAGCACAGTTGCATCACGCTGACGCACGCCGGCGGCGACGAGGAGGGGGGGCCGGTGCAGATCGCCAAGAAGAAGTCGGTCGGGTTCATCCTGCCCAACCTGGAGGTGAAGTTCGTGGACCCCGACACGGGGCGGTCGCTGCCCAAGAACACGCCCGGGGAGATCTGCGTGCGGAGCCAGGCCGTGATGCAGGGCTACTacaggaggaaggaggagacggagcGCACCATCGACGCCGCGGGGTGGCTCCACACCGGCGACGTCGGGTacatcgacgacgacggcgacgtgtTCATCGTCGACCGGATCAAGGAGCTCATCAAGTACAAGGGCTTCCAGGTTGCTCCTGCCGAGCTGGAAGCCATCCTCCTGTCTCACCCGTCCGTCGAGGACGCCGCCGTCTTCGG GCTGCCGGACGAGGAGGCCGGCGAGATCCCGGCGTCGTGCGTGGTGCGGCGGCGTGGCGCGCCGGAGAGCGAAGCGGACATGATGGCGTACGTGGCGGGGCGTGTGGCGTCGTACAAGAAGCTCCGGATGCTGCGGTTCGTGGACGCCATCCCCAAGTCGGTGTCCGGCAAGATCCTGCGGAGGCAGCTCAGGGACGACTTCATCGAGAGGGCCAAGACGGCAGCAGCCTAG
- the LOC136457386 gene encoding protein DEFECTIVE IN MERISTEM SILENCING 3-like, whose amino-acid sequence MAAPSLPSQIVQFNSKAMEDKLKRLALKVSHHEDNIRFLKSQLNAVEEACIDLGIKLGNYHSSVAAVVNNDTSAQEAEQRTIRSILDQDNTAAGIICQLKVRHHELASKMPLMKDILGFVATLGKVNNDNLSRLLTEYLGMDNMLALVCKTYDGVKGLEKYDKDGIIDKTSGVHGLGRSVGKFLDGRFTVFCLENLRPFSGDVNIDDPQRRLILHRPRLPGGEPPPGFLDFAVNMIHLDRAHLSCLTASGHGLRETLFYTLFSHLQVYETRADIQSALPLIKDGAVSLDGGILRPNGSFCLGDSQNLEVKFPVNIEVSSLPENIAEMEEQVKLKNWEKERVLEDMKREEDLLKQVKELYMKQKQELMDYLTHPAVTQTWHDSPTTHSPATPGSNPFGAKPSHKRW is encoded by the exons ATGGCAGCTCCGTCGCTGCCGTCGCAGATTGTGCAGTTCAACAGCAAG GCGATGGAGGACAAGCTCAAGAGGCTGGCCCTCAAAGTGAGCCATCATGAGGACAACATTAGGTTCCTCAAATCCCAACTCAATGCCGTTGAAGAGGCCTGCATCGACCTAGGAA TCAAACTTGGGAATTATCATTCATCCGTGGCCGCTGTTGTGAATAATGATACTTCTGCTCAAGAGGCTGAACAGCGTACTATCCGAAGTATACTTGATCAGGACAATACAGCAGCTGGGATTATATGCCAATTGAAAGTCCGTCATCATGAGCTAGCATCTAAGATGCCACTGATGAAAGATATACTTGGTTTTGTGGCTACATTGGGAAAAGTAAATAATGACAACCTCAGCAG GCTTCTCACAGAGTACTTGGGAATGGATAATATGCTTGCTCTTGTTTGCAAGACTTATGATGGTGTTAAGGGTCTTGAGAAATACGACAAGGATGGCATCATTGATAAGACCAGTGGCGTTCATGGACTTGGTCGCTCTGTTGGAAAATTTCTGGATGGAAGATTTACTGTCTTTTGTCTTGAAAACTTGAG GCCATTTTCTGGTGATGTTAACATTGACGATCCGCAGAGAAGGCTTATTTTACATAGACCAAGGTTGCCTGGAGGGGAGCCTCCTCCTGGTTTTCTGGACTTTGCAGTAAATATGATCCATCTGGACCGAGCACACTTGAGTTGCCTCACAGCCAGTGGCCACGGTCTTAGGGAAACTTTGTTTTATACTTTGTTTTCCCATTTACAAGTTTATGAGACTAGAGCTGACATTCAAAGTGCTCTTCCACTGATAAAAGATGGTGCTGTTTCTCTAGATGGTGGTATACTGAGACCCAATGGCTCGTTCTGCCTTGGCGATAG CCAAAATCTTGAAGTGAAATTTCCTGTAAACATTGAGGTTTCAAGTTTACCTGAAAATATCGCTGAAATGGAGGAGCAAGTTAAACTTAAGAATTGGGAGAAGGAAAGGGTTCTTGAAGATATGAAAAGGGAGGAGGATTTGCTGAAACAAGTTAAGGAATTATACATGAAGCAGAAGCAAGAGCTCATGGATTATCTCACTCATCCAGCAGTGACACAG ACGTGGCATGATTCGCCAACAACTCATTCACCTGCAACTCCTGGAAGTAATCCATTTGGAGCCAAGCCCTCCCACAAGCGCTGGTAG